In Candidatus Flexicrinis affinis, the following are encoded in one genomic region:
- a CDS encoding tetratricopeptide repeat protein, which produces MLINRRPWSARRSRRRFGAPLTLLTGALAGILVLALGWLGGALTPKPQPDLSGLGDAQRAFAGGDLDGAVEAAERVLAGAPGQPDAALMMVRALIYRSYTDWDRAADRKRALDVARAAVNRAPESADAQAAYAFALHADGQRLAAFNAGERALQIQPTHTMARVVYGLAYAGLGSFDRALVQLQQAVKATDYQVDALRALAVVQSDAGRYRDAADTVDKAIALNWGLIPLHFERALYALQIGDGGTASTSYLRVLALDSENVKARLRLCELHSTLREFDQAIRTCTEVTERAPDWPAGWHRLGREYFLLGDFPSAQAALNRCSTLESMQNVAPAERTFECWYLQGQAAALNNDCDALWATYREFQLMALGGPLAQTWVYPPEGPPNCPRATPTPPR; this is translated from the coding sequence ATGTTGATCAACCGTCGTCCGTGGTCGGCGCGCCGCTCCCGCCGACGCTTCGGTGCACCCCTGACCCTATTGACCGGCGCACTCGCCGGGATCCTCGTGCTGGCACTCGGCTGGCTCGGCGGCGCGCTCACGCCTAAGCCCCAGCCCGACCTCAGCGGCCTCGGCGATGCCCAGCGCGCGTTTGCCGGCGGCGACCTCGACGGGGCCGTTGAAGCCGCCGAACGCGTACTCGCCGGGGCGCCGGGCCAACCCGATGCCGCGTTGATGATGGTGCGCGCGCTAATCTATCGCAGCTACACCGACTGGGATCGCGCGGCCGACCGCAAGCGTGCGCTGGATGTCGCACGGGCGGCGGTCAACCGAGCGCCGGAGTCCGCGGACGCTCAAGCCGCCTATGCTTTCGCCCTGCATGCCGATGGACAACGCCTCGCCGCGTTCAACGCGGGCGAACGCGCGCTGCAAATCCAACCCACACACACCATGGCGCGCGTCGTCTACGGCCTCGCCTACGCCGGCCTCGGCAGCTTCGACCGAGCGCTGGTTCAGCTTCAACAAGCCGTGAAGGCGACCGACTATCAGGTCGACGCCCTGCGCGCACTGGCCGTCGTCCAGTCCGACGCAGGCCGCTACCGCGACGCCGCCGACACTGTCGACAAAGCCATCGCGCTCAATTGGGGGCTGATCCCGCTGCATTTCGAGCGTGCGCTCTACGCGCTTCAAATCGGCGACGGCGGCACAGCCAGTACGTCATACCTGCGCGTGCTGGCGCTCGACAGCGAGAATGTCAAGGCGCGCCTGCGGTTGTGCGAGCTGCACTCGACGCTGCGCGAGTTCGATCAGGCCATCCGCACCTGCACCGAGGTCACCGAACGCGCGCCGGATTGGCCGGCGGGCTGGCATCGCTTGGGCCGCGAATACTTCCTGCTCGGCGACTTCCCCTCGGCGCAAGCCGCACTCAACCGCTGCTCGACACTGGAGTCCATGCAAAACGTCGCCCCGGCCGAGCGCACCTTCGAGTGCTGGTACCTGCAAGGCCAAGCCGCCGCGCTCAACAACGACTGCGATGCCCTGTGGGCCACCTACCGCGAGTTTCAACTCATGGCGCTCGGCGGTCCCCTCGCGCAAACTTGGGTCTATCCGCCGGAAGGCCCGCCCAACTGCCCGCGCGCCACACCCACGCCGCCACGCTAG
- a CDS encoding CoA pyrophosphatase, producing the protein MTPPTLDTIRAALNLAPFDVEAAWREMSPRGRIERQADPPPKQAGVLALLTGEDGDLRVVLTRRTDRLNGHRGQMSFPGGRRDDGDRDFAHTALRETGEELGIDTSGVDVLGALTPIYIPPSHFDVFPYVGYQHRLPPLVPNPDEVAAVYPVALADLFDPANRIVTEIETVTGTRVVPAYVLGGQVVWGATAVMLCELEVRLRTVLNGTG; encoded by the coding sequence ATGACGCCCCCCACGCTCGACACCATCCGTGCTGCCTTGAACCTTGCGCCGTTCGACGTCGAAGCGGCATGGCGCGAAATGTCCCCGCGGGGACGCATCGAGCGACAGGCCGATCCACCGCCCAAGCAGGCCGGCGTGCTGGCGCTCCTCACCGGCGAAGACGGCGACCTTCGGGTGGTGTTGACGCGCCGCACCGACCGGCTCAACGGCCACCGCGGGCAAATGAGTTTCCCCGGCGGGCGGCGCGACGACGGCGACCGCGACTTTGCCCATACCGCCCTGCGCGAGACCGGCGAGGAACTGGGCATCGACACGTCGGGCGTCGACGTGCTCGGCGCGCTGACGCCGATCTACATCCCGCCCAGCCACTTCGACGTCTTCCCGTACGTCGGCTATCAACACAGGCTGCCGCCGCTGGTGCCGAACCCGGACGAGGTCGCGGCAGTGTACCCGGTCGCGCTGGCCGATCTCTTCGATCCGGCCAACCGCATCGTCACGGAGATCGAGACGGTGACCGGCACGCGCGTCGTCCCGGCCTACGTGCTGGGCGGGCAGGTCGTGTGGGGCGCTACCGCCGTCATGCTGTGCGAGCTGGAAGTGCGCCTGCGCACGGTGCTCAACGGCACGGGGTAG
- a CDS encoding response regulator transcription factor, with protein sequence MSIRLIVVDDHFRVHQGLEALEDVFDDLTIVGHASNGGEAIELVAQLRPDVVLMDVIMPVMDGIEATQRIHSRFPSIKVLALSSFQDTESVKAMIKAGAVGYVLKNATIDDLAHTIRAAHAGTIVLSAEFVSMLLNTPAPADDTRARSSTDFGLTQREREILKQVVAGKNNSEIAAMLVISISTVKFHISSIFNKLDVTNRVEAARAALEHNLLD encoded by the coding sequence TTGAGTATTCGCTTGATCGTGGTAGACGACCATTTCCGCGTGCATCAGGGCTTGGAGGCGCTGGAGGACGTGTTCGACGATCTGACAATCGTCGGCCATGCCAGCAACGGCGGCGAGGCGATCGAACTGGTCGCCCAACTGCGGCCCGACGTCGTGCTGATGGACGTCATCATGCCGGTGATGGACGGCATCGAAGCGACACAGCGGATCCACAGCCGCTTCCCGTCGATCAAGGTTCTCGCGCTGAGCAGCTTTCAGGACACCGAAAGCGTCAAGGCGATGATCAAAGCTGGCGCCGTGGGCTATGTGTTGAAGAACGCGACGATCGACGACCTCGCGCACACGATCCGCGCCGCGCATGCCGGCACGATCGTACTGTCGGCGGAATTTGTCAGTATGCTGCTCAACACACCCGCGCCAGCGGACGACACACGCGCACGCTCCAGCACAGATTTCGGCCTTACCCAGCGCGAGCGCGAAATCCTCAAGCAGGTGGTGGCCGGCAAGAACAATTCCGAGATCGCCGCCATGCTCGTTATCAGCATATCGACCGTCAAATTCCACATCAGCAGCATCTTCAACAAACTTGACGTCACGAATCGTGTCGAGGCGGCGCGCGCGGCGCTTGAGCACAACTTACTCGACTAG
- a CDS encoding response regulator has translation MPAATILLVDDIPLNNEVLRIGLGQKGYQTLTALSAEAARDLLKDSLPDLILLDILMPKVNGFDFCAELKADPRTRDIPVIFMSALHETVDKVRGFSVGGVDYVTKPIDMDEVLVRVRTHLTLYQQRLEIEKLYAQASELAALHERQRIARDLHDSLSQSLFSINSIAEALPRILTKNPDRAMKYATQLAGITRSAQAEMRALLLELRPEALTGTDLADSLMQLTGIFAANSSLQVRHDLMSGIPLTAEQKTVFYRVAQEAFNNIARHAQAHFVRISLRKLPEGAELVIRDDGRGFDPDDVPSDHFGLRIMKERAESIAAVLTVTTQVGVGTTVRMTL, from the coding sequence ATGCCCGCCGCCACCATTCTGCTGGTTGACGACATACCCCTCAACAACGAAGTCCTGCGCATCGGCCTCGGGCAAAAGGGTTATCAGACGCTGACGGCCCTGAGCGCCGAGGCGGCCCGCGACTTGCTCAAGGACTCGCTGCCGGACTTGATCCTGCTCGACATCCTGATGCCGAAGGTCAACGGCTTCGATTTCTGCGCCGAACTCAAGGCCGATCCACGCACGCGCGACATTCCGGTAATCTTCATGAGCGCGCTGCACGAGACGGTCGACAAGGTGCGCGGGTTCAGCGTCGGCGGGGTCGACTACGTGACCAAGCCGATCGACATGGACGAGGTGCTGGTGCGCGTGCGGACACATCTCACGCTGTATCAGCAGCGGCTTGAAATCGAGAAGCTGTACGCGCAGGCGAGCGAATTGGCCGCGCTCCACGAACGTCAGCGGATCGCCCGCGACCTGCACGACTCGCTCAGCCAAAGCCTGTTCTCGATCAACTCGATCGCCGAAGCACTGCCACGCATTCTGACCAAGAACCCCGACCGCGCCATGAAATACGCGACGCAGCTTGCGGGCATTACGCGCAGCGCACAGGCCGAGATGCGCGCCCTGCTGCTCGAACTGCGGCCCGAAGCGCTAACCGGCACCGACCTCGCCGACTCGCTGATGCAGTTGACCGGCATCTTTGCCGCCAACAGCAGCCTGCAAGTGCGCCACGACCTGATGTCCGGTATCCCGTTGACGGCCGAGCAGAAAACGGTCTTCTATCGGGTCGCGCAGGAGGCGTTCAACAACATCGCCCGCCACGCGCAAGCGCATTTCGTCCGCATTTCGCTGCGCAAGCTGCCCGAAGGCGCCGAGCTGGTGATCCGCGACGACGGCCGCGGCTTCGACCCGGACGACGTGCCCAGCGATCACTTCGGCCTGCGCATCATGAAGGAACGCGCCGAGAGCATCGCCGCCGTGTTGACGGTGACGACCCAAGTCGGCGTTGGCACCACCGTGAGGATGACGCTTTGA
- a CDS encoding SDR family oxidoreductase, whose protein sequence is MTRTVLITGVAGGIGSAAAHAFQQAGFTVVGVDRNHRPGLDVDHFIQADIADEADNERIFDQVAREVAYLNVLVNNAAVQITKPLVDTTPDEWDWVMNNNLRAVYLAIRRAHPLMIGAPGGASIVNVSSVHAVQTSANIAAYAASKGAMLALTRALAIELAPANIRVNAVLPGAVDTHMLRAGLNRDHAGGGTLEQRLETLASKTVIGRIGQPDEIAQAIVYLADNERASFVTGQALVIDGGATARLSTE, encoded by the coding sequence GTGACCCGTACGGTACTCATCACCGGCGTGGCGGGCGGCATCGGCAGCGCCGCGGCACACGCCTTTCAGCAGGCCGGTTTCACTGTCGTCGGGGTGGATCGCAACCATCGCCCGGGGTTGGATGTCGACCATTTCATTCAGGCCGACATCGCCGACGAGGCCGACAACGAACGTATCTTCGATCAGGTCGCGCGCGAGGTCGCGTACCTCAACGTGCTGGTCAACAACGCCGCTGTGCAGATCACCAAACCGCTTGTGGATACCACGCCCGACGAGTGGGACTGGGTGATGAACAACAACCTGCGCGCGGTGTATCTGGCGATCCGGCGCGCCCACCCGCTGATGATCGGCGCTCCCGGCGGCGCGTCGATCGTCAACGTCAGCAGCGTGCACGCCGTCCAGACGTCGGCCAATATCGCTGCTTACGCAGCCAGCAAAGGCGCGATGCTGGCGCTGACCCGCGCGCTGGCGATCGAGCTGGCCCCGGCCAATATCCGCGTCAATGCCGTGCTGCCCGGCGCGGTCGATACGCACATGCTGCGCGCCGGCCTCAACCGCGATCATGCCGGTGGCGGCACGCTTGAACAGCGCCTCGAGACGCTGGCCTCCAAGACGGTCATCGGCCGTATCGGCCAGCCCGACGAGATCGCGCAAGCCATCGTGTACTTGGCCGACAACGAGCGCGCGTCGTTCGTCACCGGGCAGGCGCTGGTGATCGACGGCGGCGCGACGGCGCGCCTGAGCACCGAGTAA
- a CDS encoding NAD(P)-dependent alcohol dehydrogenase yields MRAVVYESYGSPDVLRLAEVATPAPRQDEVRVKIVTTTVTIGDTVMRSLRIPGPRLQRLFARAYLGIRKPKRPVLGMEVAGVIDAVGRDVTRFKVSDAVLASTFGVNFGGYAEYKCFPQDGIILKKPAKISFEQAAAIPGAGMTALRCLRKGSIKPGQSVLIYGASGAVGTYAVQIAKHFGATVTGVCSTANLDLVRSLGAETVIDYTQPGFALPERAFNVVFDAVDKLQPALAKRALKHGGTYLNVLTDSDGPERLEELDAIVDLVEAGAVRPVIDRCYPLEQIVEAHRYVDTGRKKGNVVITVSRSSEAEN; encoded by the coding sequence ATGAGAGCAGTGGTGTACGAAAGCTACGGATCGCCCGATGTCCTTCGACTCGCGGAAGTCGCCACGCCAGCCCCGCGGCAGGACGAGGTCCGCGTAAAGATCGTCACCACGACTGTCACCATCGGCGACACCGTCATGCGCAGCTTGCGGATTCCCGGCCCGCGTTTGCAGCGCCTGTTCGCACGGGCCTACCTCGGCATACGCAAGCCGAAACGTCCTGTCCTCGGCATGGAGGTAGCCGGCGTCATCGACGCGGTAGGGCGCGATGTCACGCGGTTCAAAGTCAGTGACGCGGTGCTGGCGTCCACGTTCGGCGTCAACTTCGGGGGCTATGCCGAGTACAAGTGCTTCCCCCAAGACGGCATAATTCTTAAGAAACCGGCGAAGATCTCGTTTGAGCAGGCCGCCGCAATCCCGGGCGCGGGAATGACGGCGCTCCGCTGCCTGCGCAAAGGTAGCATCAAGCCGGGGCAGTCCGTACTGATCTACGGCGCGTCGGGCGCGGTCGGCACGTATGCCGTACAGATCGCCAAGCATTTCGGGGCCACGGTGACCGGCGTGTGCAGCACGGCTAATCTCGATCTCGTGCGTTCGCTCGGGGCGGAAACCGTCATCGACTACACCCAGCCGGGGTTCGCCCTGCCCGAACGCGCCTTCAATGTGGTGTTCGACGCCGTCGACAAATTGCAGCCAGCGCTTGCCAAGCGGGCCTTGAAGCACGGCGGCACGTATCTCAACGTCCTCACCGACTCCGACGGGCCTGAGCGTCTCGAAGAACTGGATGCCATCGTCGACTTGGTCGAGGCTGGCGCGGTTCGCCCTGTGATCGACCGCTGCTACCCGCTGGAGCAGATCGTCGAAGCGCACCGCTATGTCGATACCGGGCGCAAGAAGGGGAACGTCGTCATCACCGTCAGCCGCAGTTCGGAAGCCGAAAACTAG